The Drechmeria coniospora strain ARSEF 6962 chromosome 02, whole genome shotgun sequence genome has a segment encoding these proteins:
- a CDS encoding hypothetical protein (related to acetoacetyl-CoA synthetase), producing the protein MGELVNGHRDASEELWRHPSPASTPMWAFLQHVNRNRAVHLSGYPALYSWSVNNVSAFWEEVWDFVGIVASRKADKALPADAPMYPRPDFFSSARLNFAENLLFPPTATAIDPSSPAVITATELQGDLRFTSWAALREAVRRCANGLRALGVRPRDVVAGYVSNHVEALVAMLGAASVGAVWTGISPDNGVSAVLDRLSQIAPRVLFADNGTVYNGKEWSGTAKTNDVVAELKKSGLETVVVVGNVKGELGTAELECHGVKAVGYDAFLAAASADPLVFEQLPPSHPLYVLYSSGTTGLPKAIVHTALGTLIQHKKEHMLHCSLSASSRMLYYTTTSWMMWHWSVGALAVGATLVLYSGSPFRPHGQLSLPRVLSDLRVTHFGTSAAYLTALEASNTRPVLEADVDLSRLEAIYSTASPLPPSTFKFVYEAFPKTVNLASITGGTDIISLFGAPCPLLPVRTGEIQCAGLGMDIRVVDSSTGEEVPAGEAGDLVCVKPFPCQPLTFFGADGEGKYRAAYFDRFHDVCGVRGPVWHHGDFIKIPDAATGSLVMLGRSDGVLKPAGVRFGSAEIYNTLTRFFASEVEDAVCVGRRREKDTDESVCLFVVMAPGKVFGEELGARIKAKIRNELSPRHVPCVVEECAGGIPKTGNGKKIEVAVKQIISGLTVKTNASVANPEALEWFERWAQKN; encoded by the exons ATGGGTGAGCTCGTCAACGGCCACCGCGATGCCTCGGAGGAGCTGTGGAGGCATCCCAgtccggcgtcgacgcccatgTGGGCGTTCCTCCAGCACGTCAACAGGAACCGAGCCGTCCACCTCTCTGGCTATCCGGCCCTCTACTCCTGGTCCGTGAACAACGTCTCCGCCTTCTGGGAGGAGGTCTGGGATTTCGTCGGCATCGTGGCCTCCCGAAAGGCCGACAAG GCACtccccgccgacgcccccATGTACCCGCGGCCCGacttcttctcctcggcgcGCCTCAACTTTGCCGAGAACCTGCTCttcccgccgacggcgacggccatcgacccgtcgtcgcccgccgtcATCACCGCCACCGAGCTCCAGGGCGACCTGCGCTTCACCTCGTGGGCGGCCCTTCGCGAAGCCGTCCGCCGGTGCGCCAACGGGCtccgcgccctcggcgtGCGTCCccgcgacgtcgtcgccggctaCGTCTCCAACcacgtcgaggccctcgtcgccatgctcggcgccgcgtccgtcggcgccgtctggACCGGCATCAGCCCCGACAACGGCGTctccgccgtcctcgaccgcctgAGCCAGATCGCGCCTCGGGTGCTCTTCGCCGACAACGGCACCGTCTACAACGGAAAGGAGTGGTCCGGCACGGCCAAGAccaacgacgtcgtcgccgagctgaaAAAGTCGGGCCTcgagaccgtcgtcgtcgtcggcaacgtcAAGGGAGAGCTCggcacggccgagctcgaatgccacggcgtcaaggccgtcggctacgacgccttcctcgccgccgcgtcggccgaccCCCTCGTCTTCGAGCAGCTCCCTCCGTCCCACCCGCTCTACGTCCTCTACTCCAGCGGCACGACGGGCCTGCCCAAGGCCATCGTCCACACGGCCCTCGGCACGCTCATCCAGCACAAGAAGGAGCACATGCTCCACTGCTcgctctcggcctcgtctcgcATGCTCTACTACACCACCACCTCGTGGATGATGTGGCATTGGagcgtcggcgccctcgccgtcggcgccaccCTCGTCCTCTACTCGGGCTCCCCCTTCCGGCCGCACGGCCAGCTCTCCCTCCCCAGGGTGCTCTCGGACCTCCGGGTGACGCACTTtggcacctcggccgcgtacctgacggcgctcgaggcgAGCAACACCCGTCCCGTCCTGGAGGCGGACGTGGACCTGTCCCGGCTCGAAGCCATCtactcgacggcctcgccccTGCCCCCCTCGACCTTCAAGTTCGTCTACGAGGCCTTTCCCAAGACGGTCAACCTCGCCTCCATCACGGGCGGCACCGACATCATCTCGCTCTTCGGCGCGCCCTGCCCGCTGCTCCCCGTCCGCACCGGCGAGATCCAatgcgccggcctcggcatggacattcgcgtcgtcgactcgagcacgggcgaggaggttccggcgggcgaggcgggcgaccTGGTTTGCGTGAAGCCCTTCCCGTGCCAGCCGCTGACCTTtttcggcgccgacggcgagggcaagtACCGGGCCGCCTACTTCGACCGCTTCCACGACGTCTGCGGCGTGCGGGGCCCCGTCTGGCATCACGGAGACTTTATCAAGAttcccgacgccgccacggGAAGCCTCGTCATGCTCGGCCGATCCGACGGCGTCCTGAAGCCGGCCGGCGTGCGGTTCGGTTCGGCCGAGATCTACAACACCTTGACGCGATTCTTCGCCTCGGAAGTGGAGGATGCCGTgtgcgtcggccgccgcaggGAGAAGGACACGGACGAGTCCGTCtgcctcttcgtcgtcatggcgCCGGGGAAGGTCTTTGGCGAGGAGCTCGGGGCGCGCATCAAGGCCAAGATTCGCAACGAGCTGAGCCCCAGGCACGTGCcttgcgtcgtcgaggagtgCGCCGGCGGCATTCCCAAGACGGGCAACGGCAAAAA GATCGAAGTTGCCGTCAAGCAAATCATCTCGGGCTTGACCGTCAAGACCAACGCCAGCGTCGCCAATCCGGAAGCGCTCGAATGGTTCGAGAGATGGGCACAGAAAAACTGA